One part of the Haliotis asinina isolate JCU_RB_2024 chromosome 2, JCU_Hal_asi_v2, whole genome shotgun sequence genome encodes these proteins:
- the LOC137271622 gene encoding snaclec 5-like, whose protein sequence is MPCFPCVSVNFILGFTQLISSHAIPLNVSMSLVECSARCFEDIRCNSYFYDKRGRYCYLSNTLKDKVYHSKDLEEALNIRYYIIDKARGCKADSGYDFSRLSDQCYRFYTEAEDWLGAQMKCVSAGANLVAIYNDKTRDLMRSLISNGVLWIGLNDRASEQSWVWADGSALTSNYWNPGEPLTSRVSNCVSYNPHRNGGWDDVRCDNKYRFVCELL, encoded by the exons ATGCCCTGTTTTCCGTGTGTGTCAGTTAACTTTATTTTGGGATTTACTCAACTGATATCTTCTCACGCCATCCCATTGAACGTGTCCATGTCTCTTGTGGAATGTTCTGCAAGGTGTTTTGAGGACATCAGATGTAACTCTTACTTCTACGACAAACGCGGCAGGTACTGCTACCTCTCCAACACACTGAAAGACAAGGTGTACCATAGTAAGGACCTGGAAGAAGCACTCAACATTCGCTACTATATTATTGACAAAG CCCGTGGTTGCAAAGCAGACAGTGGGTACGACTTCTCAAGACTATCTGATCAGTGCTATCGTTTTTACACTGAGGCTGAAGACTGGCTGGGCGCTCAAATGAAATGTGTGTCAGCAGGTGCTAATCTGGTTGCTATCTATAATGACAAAACACGTGACCTGATGAGATCTTTGATATCGAATGGAG TCCTATGGATTGGACTGAATGACAGGGCCTCGGAACAGTCCTGGGTCTGGGCAGATGGCTCGGCCTTGACATCAAACTACTGGAACCCAGGAGAACCACTAACCTCAAGAGTTAGTAACTGTGTAAGTTACAATCCGCACAGAAATGGTGGTTGGGATGACGTCAGGTGCGACAACAAGTATCGTTTTGTTTGTGAACTGTTGTGA